A window of Cryptomeria japonica chromosome 3, Sugi_1.0, whole genome shotgun sequence contains these coding sequences:
- the LOC131047135 gene encoding myb family transcription factor APL-like, translating into MYFENSQLRSQCPPAEATPKSAMRMMGVKGLTLYHLKSHLRGNAYCRGPECSDRGTERLHEQLEVQRHLQLRIESHGKYLQAILEKAQRALASQSYHKDLKLQEQSLQI; encoded by the exons atgtattttgaaaattctCAATTACGTAGCCAATGCCCTCCTGCAGAAGCCACTCCAAAATCAGCTATGAGAATGATGGGTGTGAAAGGACTTACACTATATCATCTGAAGAGCCATCTTCGG GGCAATGCATATTGCAGAGGCCCTGAATGCTCAGATAGAGGTACAGAGAGGTTACATGAACAACTAGAG GTTCAAAGACACTTGCAGTTGAGGATAGAGTCACATGGAAAGTACTTGCAGGCAATATTGGAGAAGGCACAGAGagcacttgcatcacaatcctATCATAAGGACTTGAAGCTGCAAGAACAGAGCTTGCAGATTTAG